A part of Thermococcus sp. SY098 genomic DNA contains:
- the tpiA gene encoding triose-phosphate isomerase, translated as MKLKEPIIAINFKTYAQATGEGALRIAKAAEKVYKETGITIVVAPQLADLYRIAQEVEIPVFAQHIDPIKPGSHTGHVLPEAVKEAGAVGTLLNHSENRMILADLEAAIRRAEEVGLMTMVCSNNPKVSAAVAALDPDYVAVEPPELIGTGIPVSKAKPEVITDTVELVKKVNPEVKVLCGAGISTGEDVKKALELGTVGVLLASGVTKAKDPEKAIWDLVSLIV; from the coding sequence ATGAAATTGAAGGAACCGATTATTGCAATCAATTTTAAAACATATGCCCAAGCTACTGGAGAAGGGGCTTTGAGAATAGCTAAAGCCGCTGAAAAAGTTTACAAGGAGACGGGGATAACAATTGTAGTTGCTCCGCAGTTAGCTGACCTCTACAGAATAGCCCAAGAAGTTGAGATTCCAGTCTTTGCCCAGCATATTGATCCAATAAAGCCCGGCAGTCATACGGGTCACGTTCTACCAGAGGCCGTTAAAGAGGCTGGAGCTGTCGGAACTCTGTTAAACCATTCAGAAAACAGAATGATTTTGGCTGATTTGGAGGCCGCAATCAGGAGAGCTGAAGAAGTTGGCTTAATGACAATGGTCTGTTCAAACAACCCAAAGGTTTCAGCCGCTGTTGCTGCATTAGACCCAGATTATGTTGCTGTTGAACCCCCAGAGCTCATAGGAACCGGCATACCGGTGAGCAAAGCAAAACCTGAAGTTATTACGGACACTGTTGAGCTTGTTAAAAAGGTCAACCCAGAGGTAAAAGTTCTCTGTGGTGCTGGAATTTCAACAGGTGAAGACGTCAAAAAGGCGTTAGAGCTCGGAACAGTTGGAGTCCTCTTAGCAAGCGGAGTTACAAAAGCAAAAGATCCAGAAAAAGCAATTTGGGATTTAGTTTCCCTGATTGTCTGA
- a CDS encoding DUF5711 family protein, translating to MKAFSSIILFLVFMSLVQLESQWMYNTKDFIDRVKMSPDGSYIAAIGTSNGERVYVFNRNGSLLWKREGMSSLSFSKNNYVAVGGKDIALLAGDGELLWEYKNISNIERILISEYGEKVIGVGKKELYILDRNGKLIARLMFNESIGASVSSCGCYIAVGTENGILYFFEDEKLIWTQRLSGRIYPLSVSADGNYVVVGVGSKLHVFENNGKLLWSYSVEGNILDVGISESNNYIAVESVETGEVLGSTTVGTTHVYLFDKSGNVLWSQVLSPISYYSFGSGISDASGVFYYFDVSTSQNGEFVVAVVGSRVYLFNNEGKILWESEVGEWSSVEISRDGKYIVIGSQNGEIKLLFNKYARTLTKTETVTKTIVKTKTSTVTVTETKSVTRRVICGDGFIILLSLIILTRRRGTAS from the coding sequence ATGAAGGCTTTTTCCTCTATCATTTTGTTTCTCGTTTTTATGTCTCTGGTTCAACTTGAATCTCAATGGATGTACAACACAAAGGACTTTATTGATAGAGTGAAAATGTCACCTGATGGTTCTTACATAGCTGCAATTGGAACATCTAACGGAGAAAGAGTTTATGTGTTTAATAGAAATGGGAGCTTGCTTTGGAAACGTGAAGGCATGTCTTCCCTGTCCTTCTCAAAGAACAATTATGTAGCTGTGGGAGGAAAGGATATTGCCCTGCTTGCTGGAGATGGAGAACTTTTGTGGGAGTACAAAAATATATCGAATATAGAGAGAATTTTAATTTCAGAATATGGGGAAAAAGTTATCGGAGTAGGGAAGAAAGAACTCTACATCCTTGATAGAAATGGAAAATTAATCGCCCGATTGATGTTTAATGAATCAATTGGGGCGTCAGTATCTTCTTGTGGTTGCTACATAGCGGTAGGTACAGAAAACGGAATTCTGTATTTCTTTGAAGATGAGAAACTAATATGGACTCAAAGGCTCAGCGGGAGGATTTATCCTCTCTCTGTGTCAGCTGATGGAAACTATGTCGTCGTCGGTGTGGGCTCAAAGCTACACGTTTTTGAAAATAATGGGAAGTTGCTCTGGAGTTATTCTGTAGAGGGTAACATATTGGACGTGGGGATATCTGAAAGTAACAACTATATAGCTGTTGAATCTGTTGAGACTGGAGAAGTTTTGGGGAGTACAACAGTTGGAACAACCCATGTGTATCTTTTTGATAAGAGTGGGAATGTTCTGTGGTCTCAAGTTTTAAGTCCGATCTCGTACTATTCTTTTGGTAGTGGAATTAGTGATGCAAGTGGAGTGTTTTATTATTTTGATGTTTCGACATCTCAAAATGGTGAATTCGTTGTAGCTGTCGTTGGAAGCAGGGTTTATCTTTTTAATAACGAGGGCAAAATTCTCTGGGAATCTGAAGTTGGAGAATGGTCAAGTGTTGAAATTTCAAGAGATGGAAAATATATCGTGATTGGTTCACAAAATGGTGAAATTAAGCTCCTTTTTAATAAGTATGCAAGAACTTTGACAAAAACTGAAACAGTAACCAAAACCATAGTTAAAACGAAAACAAGTACAGTAACTGTAACTGAAACAAAGAGCGTTACAAGGAGGGTCATATGCGGGGATGGGTTTATAATTTTACTTTCTCTTATAATCCTAACGAGAAGGCGGGGGACGGCATCATGA